In Treponema sp. OMZ 798, the following proteins share a genomic window:
- a CDS encoding PUR family DNA/RNA-binding protein: MGIRGELFTTQVSAENRTYFFNVKENTKGDVFLQVVESKASEGLGFDRHAVVVFEDEMRPFLQGLDKCIEFIEKNRKEKAKAKAKKLSDAKKPAEKKDGEKSRVKKVIKKKSR, translated from the coding sequence ATGGGAATTAGAGGTGAACTTTTTACAACTCAGGTTTCGGCAGAAAACCGGACCTACTTTTTTAATGTTAAAGAAAATACAAAGGGCGACGTTTTTTTACAGGTTGTCGAAAGCAAGGCATCCGAGGGGTTAGGTTTTGACCGCCATGCTGTTGTCGTTTTTGAAGATGAAATGCGCCCCTTTTTGCAGGGCTTGGATAAGTGCATAGAATTTATCGAAAAAAACAGAAAGGAAAAAGCAAAGGCTAAGGCAAAGAAGCTTAGCGATGCAAAAAAGCCGGCCGAAAAGAAGGATGGGGAAAAATCAAGGGTAAAAAAAGTAATAAAAAAGAAGAGCCGCTGA